Proteins encoded in a region of the Quercus lobata isolate SW786 chromosome 8, ValleyOak3.0 Primary Assembly, whole genome shotgun sequence genome:
- the LOC115955164 gene encoding replication protein A 70 kDa DNA-binding subunit A-like, whose product MNNSRRTIIEILNMVWNSENKETIFTCHGKITKIETAFGWYFMSCETCRRKVKPRGKHLWCDRCNKLAGFPIPRYRIELKVEDDTGLTTFILFDSMAEKLLHISAKELINKCSQVPEEFDMPMQIANLIGKTFVFQLELNDYNLKQGWEIYTVKKVFDPVMQIDNSVKLDQITDYYMSDATNDSDNNLPSEKDANPTNDASHVQLTPIADRQKRKRKQKLL is encoded by the exons TGGAACTCTGAAAATAAG GAGACTATCTTCACCTGCCATGGAAAgattacaaaaattgaaacagCTTTTGGTTGGTACTTTATGTCATGCGAAACATGTCGTAGAAAGGTTAAACCAAGAGGTAAACATTTGTGGTGTGATCGTTGTAACAAACTGGCAGGCTTCCCAATCCCAAG GTATAGAATTGAACTGAAAGTTGAAGATGACACAGGATTGACAacattcattttatttgattctATGGCTGAAAAATTACTCCATATATCAGCAAAAGAACTTATAAATAAATGTTCACAG GTACCTGAAGAGTTTGACATGCCTATGCAAATAGCAAACCTTATTGGGAAAACATTTGTCTTCCAATTGGAACTCAATGATTATAACCTCAAACAAGGATGGGAGATCTACACAGTAAAGAAAGTTTTTGATCCTGTTATGCAGATTGACAATTCAGTtaaacttgatcaaataacTGAT TATTATATGAGCGATGCTACAAATGATTCTGACAACAACTTACCAAGTGAAAAAGATGCTAATCCTACAAATGATGCAAGTCATGTACAGCTCACACCTATTGCAGATCGACAAAAGaggaaaaggaaacaaaaactCCTTTAA